A DNA window from Kitasatospora atroaurantiaca contains the following coding sequences:
- a CDS encoding 2-oxoacid:ferredoxin oxidoreductase subunit beta, with translation MTEAFRSLRLVPKDDQPQSARDFKTDQEVRWCPGCGDYAILAAVQAFMPELGIRRENTVFVSGIGCSSRFPYYMNTYGMHSIHGRAPAIATGLAASRPDLSVWVVTGDGDALSIGGNHLIHALRRNVNLKILLFNNRIYGLTKGQYSPTSELGKITKSTPMGSLDAPFNPLSLALGAEATFVARTIDSDRKHLQSVLRAAAEHEGTALVEIYQNCNIFNDGAFEVLKDPGTRDEALIRLEHGQPVTFAGQGVFRDPQGELFVAGVTPENEGEVIVHDAHAASPAGAFALSRIADADTLHHTPIGVLRDVQRPVYDTLMADQLATATAERGPGDLAALLAGSDTWAVG, from the coding sequence ATGACTGAGGCCTTCCGTTCGCTGAGGCTCGTGCCGAAGGACGACCAGCCGCAGAGCGCCAGGGACTTCAAGACCGACCAGGAGGTCCGCTGGTGCCCCGGCTGCGGGGACTACGCGATCCTGGCAGCCGTCCAGGCCTTCATGCCCGAGCTCGGCATCCGCCGGGAGAACACCGTCTTCGTCTCCGGCATCGGCTGCTCCTCCCGCTTCCCGTACTACATGAACACCTACGGGATGCACTCCATCCACGGCCGCGCCCCGGCCATCGCCACCGGCCTCGCCGCCTCCCGGCCCGACCTGTCCGTCTGGGTCGTCACCGGCGACGGCGACGCGCTCTCCATCGGCGGCAACCATCTGATCCACGCGCTGCGCCGCAACGTCAACCTCAAGATCCTGCTCTTCAACAACCGGATCTACGGTCTGACCAAGGGCCAGTACTCGCCGACCAGCGAGCTCGGCAAGATCACCAAGTCCACGCCGATGGGCTCGCTGGACGCGCCCTTCAACCCGCTCTCCCTGGCTCTCGGCGCCGAGGCCACCTTCGTCGCCCGGACCATCGACTCCGACCGCAAGCACCTGCAGTCCGTGCTGCGCGCCGCCGCCGAGCACGAGGGCACCGCGCTGGTGGAGATCTACCAGAACTGCAACATCTTCAACGACGGCGCCTTCGAGGTCCTGAAGGACCCCGGCACCCGCGACGAGGCGCTGATCCGCCTCGAACACGGACAGCCGGTCACCTTCGCCGGGCAGGGCGTCTTCCGCGACCCGCAGGGCGAGCTGTTCGTCGCCGGGGTCACCCCCGAGAACGAGGGCGAGGTCATCGTCCACGACGCCCATGCGGCGAGCCCTGCCGGTGCCTTCGCACTCTCCAGGATCGCCGACGCGGACACCCTGCACCACACCCCCATCGGCGTCCTGCGCGACGTCCAGCGGCCGGTCTACGACACCCTGATGGCCGACCAGCTCGCCACCGCCACCGCCGAGCGCGGCCCCGGCGACCTGGCCGCACTGCTCGCCGGAAGCGACACCTGGGCCGTCGGCTGA
- a CDS encoding winged helix-turn-helix transcriptional regulator yields MNEPSLLDRMPDVYDRMCPSRAVLEHVTSRWGVLVLVALSERGYRFSELRRRVAGVSEKMLAQTLQTLERDGFVLREAHPVIPPRVDYSLTPLGEEVARPVSELAHWVESRMCAVAEAREAYDAR; encoded by the coding sequence ATGAACGAGCCCTCGCTGCTGGACCGTATGCCGGACGTCTACGACCGGATGTGCCCCTCGCGCGCGGTCCTGGAGCACGTCACCAGCCGCTGGGGCGTGCTGGTGCTGGTGGCACTGAGCGAGCGCGGCTACCGCTTCAGCGAGCTGCGCCGCCGGGTCGCCGGGGTGAGCGAGAAGATGCTCGCGCAGACGCTCCAGACGCTGGAGCGCGACGGCTTCGTGCTGCGCGAGGCGCACCCGGTGATCCCGCCCAGGGTGGACTACAGCCTCACCCCGCTCGGCGAGGAGGTGGCCCGACCGGTCTCCGAGCTCGCACACTGGGTCGAGTCCCGCATGTGCGCCGTCGCGGAAGCCCGCGAGGCGTACGACGCGCGCTGA
- a CDS encoding SDR family oxidoreductase: protein MIVVTGATGQLGRFVVEGLLAEVPASEVAVAVRSAEKAAAWAAQGVDVRVVDYNRPETLEGVFAAGDRVLLISGNEMGSRVTQHRAVIDAAKAAGVALLGYTGVLGGDEASFRLADEHKATEAAIRESGLPFVFLRNGWYTENYTADAAGTVERGVVLGSSGDGRVATATRRDYAAAAVAVLTGEGHENRAYELSGDVAWSFSEYAAELAAHSGKPVVYRNVSAEEHREVLLGAGLPEVFADIFVDVDAAIGRGDLARTTGDLARLIGRPTTPLVETVKAAL from the coding sequence ATGATCGTCGTCACCGGTGCCACCGGACAGCTCGGCCGTTTCGTCGTCGAGGGGCTGCTGGCCGAGGTCCCCGCGAGCGAGGTGGCGGTCGCCGTCCGCTCCGCCGAGAAGGCCGCCGCGTGGGCCGCGCAGGGCGTGGACGTCCGGGTGGTCGACTACAACCGACCGGAGACCCTGGAGGGCGTGTTCGCCGCCGGTGACCGGGTGCTGCTGATCTCCGGCAACGAGATGGGCAGCCGGGTCACGCAGCACCGGGCGGTGATCGACGCGGCGAAGGCCGCCGGAGTCGCCCTGCTCGGGTACACCGGGGTGCTCGGCGGTGACGAGGCGAGCTTCCGCCTGGCGGACGAGCACAAGGCGACCGAGGCGGCGATCCGCGAGTCGGGCCTGCCCTTCGTCTTCCTGCGCAACGGCTGGTACACGGAGAACTACACCGCCGACGCGGCCGGCACGGTCGAGCGCGGCGTGGTGCTCGGCAGCAGCGGGGACGGCCGGGTGGCCACCGCGACCCGCCGGGACTACGCGGCGGCGGCGGTCGCGGTGCTCACCGGCGAGGGGCACGAGAACCGTGCGTACGAGCTGAGCGGCGACGTGGCCTGGAGCTTCTCGGAGTACGCGGCCGAGCTGGCGGCGCACTCGGGCAAGCCGGTGGTGTACCGGAACGTGTCGGCGGAGGAGCACCGCGAGGTGCTGCTCGGGGCGGGGCTGCCGGAGGTCTTCGCCGACATCTTCGTGGACGTGGATGCGGCCATCGGGCGCGGCGACCTCGCCCGCACCACCGGTGACCTGGCCCGGCTGATCGGCCGCCCGACCACCCCGCTCGTCGAGACGGTCAAGGCCGCCCTCTGA
- the rarD gene encoding EamA family transporter RarD yields MEGSQQEAGRGFWFGFAAYGIWGLFPLFWPLLEPGRADDILANRMTWSLVAVVLMLLVQRKWAWIRPLFAQPRRLALLATAAVVISVNWGVYIWGVNSGHVVETSLGYFINPLVTIAFGVLVLHERLRPAQWAAVGIGAAAVAVLTVGYGRLPWIALTLALSFATYGLLKKKVGLGGLESFAVESAVMFPFAVGYLVYLAVRGQGTFGHTEAGSYGWGHSGLLMLSGLITAIPLLCFGAAAVRVPLTTLGLLQYLAPVFQFLIGIAVFHESMPPARWAGFALVWAALAVLSYDALRQLRQTRVRADRPVPPVSTEEAAAPAVAQRLRQ; encoded by the coding sequence GTGGAGGGATCTCAGCAGGAGGCCGGCCGGGGATTCTGGTTCGGCTTCGCCGCGTACGGGATCTGGGGGTTGTTCCCGCTGTTCTGGCCGCTGTTGGAGCCGGGCAGGGCCGACGACATCCTGGCCAACCGGATGACCTGGTCGCTGGTGGCCGTCGTCCTGATGCTGCTGGTCCAGCGGAAGTGGGCCTGGATCCGGCCGCTGTTCGCCCAGCCCCGGCGTCTCGCGCTCCTGGCCACCGCCGCCGTGGTGATCTCGGTCAACTGGGGCGTCTACATCTGGGGCGTCAACTCCGGGCACGTCGTCGAGACCAGCCTCGGCTACTTCATCAACCCGCTGGTCACCATCGCCTTCGGCGTCCTGGTGCTGCACGAGCGGCTGCGCCCCGCGCAGTGGGCGGCCGTCGGCATCGGCGCGGCCGCCGTCGCGGTGCTCACCGTCGGGTACGGGCGGCTGCCCTGGATCGCGCTCACCCTGGCGCTGTCCTTCGCGACCTACGGGCTGCTGAAGAAGAAGGTCGGCCTCGGCGGGCTGGAGAGCTTCGCGGTGGAGAGCGCCGTGATGTTCCCGTTCGCGGTCGGCTACCTGGTCTACCTGGCCGTGCGCGGACAGGGCACCTTCGGGCACACCGAGGCCGGCTCCTACGGCTGGGGCCACTCCGGACTGCTGATGCTCAGCGGGCTGATCACGGCGATCCCGCTGCTCTGCTTCGGCGCCGCCGCGGTGCGGGTGCCGCTGACCACGCTCGGGCTGCTGCAGTACCTGGCGCCGGTGTTCCAGTTCCTGATCGGCATCGCGGTCTTCCACGAGTCGATGCCGCCGGCCCGCTGGGCCGGGTTCGCGCTGGTCTGGGCTGCGCTGGCGGTGCTCTCCTACGACGCGCTGCGCCAGCTGCGGCAGACCCGGGTACGCGCCGACCGGCCGGTGCCGCCCGTCTCCACGGAGGAAGCGGCGGCCCCGGCCGTCGCTCAGAGGCTCCGCCAGTAG
- a CDS encoding ABC transporter substrate-binding protein gives MSISRRSLLLATGALGGSALLSACGGSDPSGATAGAPTGELEVFSWWTEGAERNGLLALLDDFKGHQPKLDFVNRAVAGGAGAKAKEELAARLAAGHPPDSFQGHAGAELAGYIAAGRLEGLNPLYEKEKWADHFPAALLPLIRTEGTYYSVPVNIHRANMLWSNPAVLTAAKADPAPTSIEAFLESLQKVKRSGRIPLVLGEAWTRKHLLETVLLAGLGAERWSTLWRKGGSWSSPQVTAALQDFRDLLQLSNLADADPLSWDDATKLLGAGKAGYQVMGDWAEGTLKGSLGLHPDSGYNWAAVPGTSGMFQFLSDSFTLPAKAKHRQAALAWLTECGSLDGQLAFNGAKGSIPARTDFPADTRALFGQYQQWSLDQWQKCEIVGSLTHGVVAPIEWNAEIDAALADFTTRRDLPKFQDALAAAGAKHAT, from the coding sequence ATGTCGATCAGCCGCAGGTCACTCCTGCTGGCCACCGGAGCCCTCGGCGGCTCCGCCCTGCTGTCCGCCTGTGGCGGCAGCGACCCGAGCGGCGCCACGGCCGGCGCTCCGACCGGCGAGTTGGAGGTCTTCTCGTGGTGGACGGAGGGGGCCGAGCGGAACGGACTGCTGGCCCTGCTCGACGACTTCAAGGGCCACCAGCCGAAGCTCGACTTCGTCAACCGCGCGGTGGCCGGCGGCGCCGGCGCCAAGGCCAAGGAGGAGTTGGCCGCACGGCTCGCGGCCGGCCACCCGCCGGACAGCTTCCAGGGCCACGCCGGCGCCGAACTCGCCGGCTACATAGCGGCCGGCCGGCTGGAGGGGCTGAACCCGCTCTACGAGAAGGAGAAGTGGGCGGACCACTTCCCCGCCGCGCTGCTCCCGCTGATCCGCACCGAGGGCACGTACTACTCGGTGCCGGTCAACATCCACCGGGCCAACATGCTCTGGTCCAACCCGGCGGTGCTGACCGCCGCGAAGGCCGATCCCGCCCCGACGAGCATCGAGGCCTTCCTGGAGAGTCTGCAGAAGGTCAAGCGGTCGGGCCGGATCCCGCTGGTGCTCGGGGAGGCGTGGACGCGCAAGCACCTGCTGGAGACGGTGCTGCTGGCCGGGCTCGGCGCCGAGCGGTGGTCCACCCTGTGGCGCAAGGGCGGCAGCTGGAGCTCTCCTCAGGTGACCGCCGCACTGCAGGACTTCCGCGACCTCCTGCAGCTCAGCAACCTCGCCGACGCCGACCCGCTGTCCTGGGACGACGCGACCAAGCTGCTTGGCGCCGGCAAGGCCGGGTACCAGGTGATGGGTGACTGGGCCGAGGGCACGCTCAAGGGCAGTCTGGGCCTGCACCCCGACAGCGGCTACAACTGGGCCGCGGTACCGGGCACGTCGGGCATGTTCCAGTTCCTCTCGGACTCCTTCACCCTGCCCGCCAAGGCGAAGCACCGGCAGGCCGCGCTCGCCTGGCTGACCGAGTGCGGCAGCCTGGACGGGCAGTTGGCCTTCAACGGCGCCAAGGGCTCCATCCCGGCCCGCACCGACTTCCCGGCCGACACCCGTGCACTGTTCGGCCAGTACCAGCAGTGGTCGCTGGACCAGTGGCAGAAGTGCGAGATCGTCGGCTCGCTGACCCACGGTGTGGTGGCGCCGATCGAGTGGAACGCCGAGATCGACGCCGCGCTGGCCGACTTCACCACCCGCCGCGACCTGCCGAAGTTCCAGGACGCGCTGGCCGCGGCAGGGGCCAAGCACGCCACGTAA
- a CDS encoding ABC transporter permease, giving the protein MSQAEAVLQGPRPQTAAGFLALFRSELGLTFRRARSIALLAILAVLPVLIGVVVKLQTGDSGRGEGPAFIAQVTQNGLFLVFTALAVALPVFLPMTVGVVAGDSIAGEASTGTLRYLLVAPAGRSRLLAAKFAAGLAFCLAATLAVAAAALATGAALFPLGEVTLLSGDTIGLAAALLRAVLVAGVVAASLAGLVAIGLFISTLTGSGIAAMASTVGLVITVQILDTFPQLHAIQPFLFTHQWLSFGDLLRQPMHWDNVLENLGLQAVYVAVFGSAAWARFTSRDITA; this is encoded by the coding sequence ATGTCGCAGGCTGAGGCGGTGCTTCAGGGGCCGCGGCCGCAGACGGCGGCCGGCTTCCTGGCCCTGTTCCGCAGTGAGCTGGGCCTGACCTTCCGCCGGGCCAGGTCGATCGCCCTGCTGGCGATCCTGGCCGTGCTGCCGGTGCTGATCGGCGTGGTGGTGAAGCTCCAGACCGGCGACAGCGGGCGGGGCGAGGGCCCGGCCTTCATCGCGCAGGTGACGCAGAACGGGCTGTTCCTGGTCTTCACCGCCCTGGCGGTCGCTCTGCCGGTCTTCCTGCCGATGACGGTCGGCGTGGTGGCCGGGGACTCGATCGCGGGCGAGGCGAGTACGGGGACGCTGCGCTACCTGCTCGTCGCCCCGGCCGGGCGGTCACGGCTGCTGGCGGCCAAGTTCGCGGCGGGGCTGGCGTTCTGCCTGGCGGCGACGCTGGCGGTGGCGGCAGCCGCGCTGGCGACGGGGGCCGCGCTGTTCCCGCTGGGCGAGGTCACCCTGCTCTCGGGGGACACCATCGGGCTGGCCGCGGCGCTGCTGCGGGCCGTCCTGGTGGCGGGCGTGGTGGCCGCCTCACTGGCCGGGCTGGTGGCGATCGGGCTCTTCATCTCGACGCTGACGGGCAGCGGGATCGCCGCGATGGCGAGCACCGTCGGCCTGGTGATCACCGTGCAGATCCTCGACACCTTCCCGCAGCTGCACGCGATCCAGCCGTTCCTCTTCACCCACCAGTGGCTGAGCTTCGGCGATCTGCTCCGGCAGCCGATGCACTGGGACAACGTGCTGGAGAACCTCGGGCTCCAGGCGGTCTACGTGGCCGTCTTCGGCTCGGCCGCCTGGGCCCGGTTCACCAGCCGGGACATCACGGCCTGA
- a CDS encoding ABC transporter ATP-binding protein, with amino-acid sequence MRPVDSDHVIRTAGLTKRFRGGQLAVDGLDLTVPRGSVFGFLGPNGSGKTTTIRMLMGLIAPSAGVATVLGAPMPQSVAAVLPRVGALIEGPALYGFLSGRDNLARIDAADPTADPRTRARRVGEALDRVGLTAAAGKKARAYSLGMKQRLGLASALLQPRELLVLDEPTNGLDPQGMREIRALVREVAAEGTTVFLSSHLLDEIEQVCTHAAVMSKGRLVVQGTVAELAARAQGRLVVRTPDVAAASEVLSGHRVTDLRPSEARVDGLAAELGDEALPKLCAALVEAGVRVHGFGVERGTLEDAFVALTGEGFDVAG; translated from the coding sequence GTGCGGCCGGTGGACTCGGACCACGTCATCCGTACGGCAGGACTGACCAAGCGGTTCCGTGGCGGTCAGCTCGCCGTGGACGGGCTGGATCTGACGGTGCCCCGGGGCAGTGTCTTCGGCTTCCTCGGGCCGAACGGGTCCGGCAAGACCACCACCATCCGGATGCTGATGGGCCTGATCGCCCCGTCCGCGGGCGTGGCGACGGTGCTCGGCGCGCCCATGCCGCAGTCGGTGGCCGCGGTGCTGCCCAGGGTGGGGGCTCTGATCGAGGGCCCGGCGCTGTACGGGTTCCTGTCGGGCCGCGACAACCTCGCGAGGATCGACGCGGCCGACCCGACGGCCGACCCCCGCACCCGGGCCCGCCGGGTCGGCGAGGCGCTGGACCGGGTCGGGCTGACCGCCGCGGCCGGCAAGAAGGCGCGGGCGTACTCGCTCGGCATGAAGCAGCGGCTCGGGTTGGCCTCGGCGCTGCTGCAACCGCGCGAGCTGCTCGTGCTGGACGAGCCGACCAACGGTCTCGACCCGCAGGGCATGCGGGAGATCCGGGCCCTGGTGCGGGAGGTGGCGGCCGAGGGCACCACGGTGTTCCTCTCCTCCCACCTCCTGGACGAGATCGAGCAGGTCTGCACGCACGCGGCGGTGATGTCCAAGGGCCGACTGGTGGTGCAGGGCACGGTCGCCGAGCTGGCGGCCAGGGCACAGGGGCGGCTGGTGGTCCGTACGCCGGACGTCGCGGCGGCCTCGGAGGTCCTGAGCGGGCACCGGGTCACGGACCTGCGGCCGAGCGAGGCCAGGGTCGACGGCCTCGCCGCCGAGCTCGGGGACGAGGCGCTGCCCAAGCTCTGCGCCGCCCTGGTCGAGGCCGGGGTGCGGGTGCACGGCTTCGGAGTGGAGCGGGGAACGTTGGAGGACGCCTTCGTGGCGCTGACCGGGGAGGGTTTCGATGTCGCAGGCTGA
- a CDS encoding LolA family protein codes for MVEQDVPYRSGRRTAVRVLVPVGVVAVAAAGFGLAPALASDSGPSLPSLTAEQLVTKALGSDTQALSGTVKVKADLGVPAQLLGAAGGGPGGGGRSSAAPEAKLTELLGGEHTVRVAVDGPDRQRIGLIDGLSGYEVVHNGDQVWAWDSSSNEAVHLTAPHGTEKQHGKAPLTGVPTTPQEIARQFLSLSAGTTSVTVDGTAEVAGQKAYQLSVKPKQSGSTIGEVRISVDAQHGVPLAVLVKSASGGNVLDAHFSSVSFAKPDAKTFRFTAPKGAKVTERKADSKPATTEHKPSSEGLGPDGFNVVGEGWTTVLSTRLPAGELTAGTAKHGKGTPQSISSFAKALGKPVGGGSLISTKVLNVLITDDGRVFAGAVTPSVLQSAAGVK; via the coding sequence ATGGTGGAGCAAGACGTGCCGTACCGGTCGGGTCGGCGGACGGCCGTGCGGGTGCTGGTGCCGGTCGGTGTGGTCGCGGTCGCGGCGGCGGGATTCGGGCTGGCGCCCGCGCTGGCCAGCGACTCCGGGCCGAGCCTGCCCTCGCTGACGGCGGAGCAGCTGGTCACGAAGGCGCTCGGTTCGGACACCCAGGCGCTGTCCGGCACGGTGAAGGTGAAGGCGGACCTGGGCGTGCCGGCCCAGCTGCTCGGCGCGGCCGGTGGCGGGCCGGGTGGCGGCGGCAGGAGCTCCGCGGCCCCGGAGGCCAAGCTGACCGAGCTGCTGGGCGGCGAGCACACGGTGCGGGTCGCGGTGGACGGGCCCGACCGGCAGCGCATCGGCCTGATCGACGGGCTCTCCGGGTACGAGGTGGTGCACAACGGCGACCAGGTCTGGGCCTGGGACAGCAGCAGCAACGAGGCCGTGCACCTGACGGCACCTCACGGCACCGAGAAGCAGCACGGCAAGGCCCCGCTGACGGGGGTGCCGACGACACCTCAGGAGATCGCCCGGCAGTTCCTGTCGCTGAGCGCCGGCACCACCTCGGTCACGGTGGACGGCACGGCAGAGGTGGCGGGCCAGAAGGCGTACCAGCTGAGCGTCAAGCCCAAGCAGTCCGGTTCGACCATCGGCGAGGTGCGGATCTCGGTGGACGCCCAGCACGGCGTGCCGCTGGCGGTGCTGGTGAAGTCGGCGAGCGGTGGCAACGTGCTGGACGCGCACTTCAGCTCGGTGTCCTTCGCCAAGCCGGATGCCAAGACCTTCCGGTTCACCGCGCCGAAGGGCGCCAAGGTGACGGAGCGAAAGGCCGATTCGAAGCCCGCGACCACCGAGCACAAGCCTTCGTCGGAGGGCCTCGGGCCGGACGGCTTCAACGTCGTGGGCGAAGGCTGGACGACGGTGCTGAGCACCCGGCTGCCCGCCGGCGAGCTCACGGCCGGTACCGCCAAGCACGGCAAGGGCACCCCGCAGAGCATCTCCTCCTTCGCCAAGGCACTCGGCAAGCCGGTCGGCGGCGGTTCGCTGATCAGCACCAAGGTGCTGAACGTGCTGATCACCGATGACGGCCGGGTCTTCGCCGGTGCGGTCACGCCGTCGGTGCTGCAGAGCGCGGCCGGGGTGAAGTAG
- a CDS encoding bifunctional FO biosynthesis protein CofGH: MDATDTPQPVPTANAMRRALRRARDGVALDVTEAAVLLQARGEDLRDLCASAGRVRDAGLAAAGRPGVITYSKKVFIPLTRLCRDKCHYCTFVTVPGKLRRAGHGMYLSPDEVLEIARQGAALGCKEALFTLGDRPEDRWPEAREWLDAHGYDDTLAYVRAMAIRVLEETGLLPHLNPGVLTWTDFQRLKPVAPSMGMMLETTATRLWSEPGGPHHGSPDKEPAVRLRVLEDAGRSAVPFTTGVLIGIGETYEERADPLFAIRRTARQYHGIQEVIVQNFRAKPDTAMRAMPDAELEELAAAIAVTRLVLGPSARVQAPPNLVDEEYPLIIGAGIDDWGGVSPLTPDHVNPERPWPHIEELAARTAAEGFELRERLTVHPEYLLAGEPWLDPRVLPHVRALADPVTGLAREDAKPVGLPWQEPEDLPASYGRTDLHRTIDTEGRTGDRRADFEDVYGDWDALREQLAASAPERLPGDVREALAVAADDPTKLTDDQALALFHADGPALDALCRIADDVRRSAVGDTVTYCVTRNINFTNVCYTGCRFCAFAQRRTDADAYTLSLEQVADRAAQAWEVGATEVCMQGGIHPDLPGTAYFDIARAVKARVPGMHVHAFSPMEVVNGATRTGLSIRDWLQQAKEAGLDTIPGTAAEILDDDVRWVLTKGKLPAATWVEVVSTAHELGIRSSSTMMYGHVDTPAHWLGHLRLLAQIQQRTGGFTEFVTLPFIHTNAPVYLAGIARPGPTARDNRAVVAMARLLLHTHIPNIQTSWVKLGAEGAAEMLRSGANDLGGTLMEETISRMAGSAYGSYKSIRDLEAIAEAAGRPHRQRTTTYGEVPAERRAAALASDGHLPELLPVLE; encoded by the coding sequence ATGGATGCAACGGACACCCCGCAGCCGGTCCCCACCGCCAACGCGATGCGACGGGCGCTGCGTCGTGCACGGGACGGTGTGGCGCTCGACGTCACCGAGGCCGCGGTACTGCTCCAGGCCCGCGGCGAGGACCTGCGCGACCTGTGTGCGAGCGCGGGCAGGGTCCGTGACGCCGGCCTGGCGGCGGCCGGGCGGCCCGGAGTGATCACGTACTCCAAGAAGGTCTTCATCCCGCTCACCAGGCTCTGCCGGGACAAGTGCCACTACTGCACCTTCGTCACCGTCCCCGGCAAGCTCCGCCGGGCGGGGCACGGCATGTACCTCTCGCCGGACGAGGTGCTGGAGATCGCCCGCCAGGGTGCCGCGCTCGGCTGCAAGGAGGCGCTCTTCACCCTGGGGGACCGCCCCGAGGACCGCTGGCCCGAGGCCCGCGAGTGGCTGGACGCGCACGGGTACGACGACACGCTCGCGTACGTCCGGGCGATGGCCATCCGGGTGCTGGAGGAGACCGGCCTGCTGCCGCACCTCAACCCCGGTGTGCTGACCTGGACGGACTTCCAGCGGCTCAAGCCGGTCGCGCCCTCGATGGGGATGATGCTGGAGACCACCGCGACCCGCCTCTGGTCCGAGCCCGGCGGCCCGCACCACGGCTCGCCCGACAAGGAGCCGGCCGTCCGGCTGCGGGTGCTGGAGGACGCGGGCCGCAGCGCCGTCCCGTTCACCACCGGTGTGCTGATCGGCATCGGCGAGACGTACGAGGAGCGGGCCGACCCGCTGTTCGCGATCCGCCGCACGGCCCGGCAGTACCACGGCATCCAGGAGGTGATCGTGCAGAACTTCAGGGCCAAGCCGGACACCGCGATGCGCGCGATGCCCGACGCCGAGCTGGAGGAGCTGGCCGCCGCGATCGCCGTCACCCGGCTGGTGCTGGGCCCGTCGGCGAGGGTCCAGGCGCCGCCGAACCTGGTGGACGAGGAGTATCCGCTGATCATCGGGGCGGGCATCGACGACTGGGGCGGCGTGTCCCCGCTGACCCCGGACCACGTCAACCCCGAGCGCCCCTGGCCGCACATCGAGGAGCTGGCCGCCCGCACCGCCGCCGAGGGCTTCGAGCTCCGCGAGCGCCTGACGGTCCATCCGGAGTACCTGCTGGCCGGGGAGCCCTGGCTCGACCCGCGCGTCCTGCCGCACGTCCGGGCCCTTGCCGACCCCGTCACCGGCCTGGCCCGTGAGGACGCCAAGCCCGTCGGCCTGCCCTGGCAGGAGCCGGAGGACCTGCCGGCCTCGTACGGTCGCACCGACCTGCACCGCACCATCGACACCGAGGGCCGTACGGGTGACCGCCGGGCCGACTTCGAGGACGTCTACGGCGACTGGGATGCCCTGCGCGAGCAGCTGGCCGCCTCCGCGCCCGAGCGGCTCCCCGGCGACGTCCGGGAGGCGCTCGCGGTGGCCGCCGACGACCCGACGAAGCTGACGGACGACCAGGCCCTCGCGCTCTTCCACGCGGACGGCCCGGCGCTGGACGCGCTCTGCCGGATCGCCGACGACGTCCGCCGCTCGGCCGTCGGCGACACCGTCACCTACTGCGTCACCCGGAACATCAACTTCACCAACGTCTGCTACACCGGCTGCCGCTTCTGCGCCTTCGCCCAGCGGCGGACGGACGCGGACGCCTACACCCTCTCGCTGGAGCAGGTCGCCGACCGCGCCGCCCAGGCCTGGGAGGTCGGCGCCACCGAGGTCTGCATGCAGGGCGGCATCCACCCGGACCTGCCCGGCACCGCGTACTTCGACATCGCCCGCGCGGTGAAGGCCCGCGTCCCCGGCATGCACGTGCACGCCTTCTCGCCGATGGAGGTGGTCAACGGGGCCACCCGTACCGGGCTCTCGATCCGCGACTGGCTCCAGCAGGCCAAGGAGGCCGGGCTGGACACCATCCCCGGTACGGCGGCGGAGATCCTGGACGACGACGTCCGCTGGGTCCTCACCAAGGGCAAACTGCCCGCCGCCACCTGGGTCGAGGTCGTCTCCACCGCCCACGAGCTGGGCATCCGCTCCTCCTCCACCATGATGTACGGCCATGTGGACACCCCCGCCCACTGGCTGGGACACCTGCGGCTGCTGGCGCAGATCCAGCAACGCACGGGCGGGTTCACGGAGTTCGTCACCCTCCCCTTCATCCACACCAACGCCCCGGTCTACCTGGCGGGCATCGCCCGCCCCGGCCCGACCGCCCGCGACAACCGGGCCGTCGTCGCCATGGCCCGGCTGCTGCTGCACACCCACATCCCCAACATCCAGACCAGCTGGGTCAAGCTGGGCGCCGAGGGCGCGGCCGAGATGCTCCGCTCGGGTGCCAACGACCTCGGCGGCACGCTGATGGAGGAGACCATCTCCCGGATGGCCGGCTCGGCCTACGGCAGCTACAAGTCGATCCGCGACCTGGAGGCCATCGCCGAGGCCGCCGGCCGCCCGCACCGCCAGCGCACCACCACCTACGGCGAGGTGCCCGCAGAACGCCGCGCGGCGGCGCTGGCCTCGGACGGACACCTGCCGGAGCTGCTGCCGGTGCTGGAGTGA